A genomic region of Saccopteryx bilineata isolate mSacBil1 chromosome 1, mSacBil1_pri_phased_curated, whole genome shotgun sequence contains the following coding sequences:
- the CLEC12B gene encoding C-type lectin domain family 12 member B isoform X2 — protein MSEEVTSEAHAFQDSVGVQNNLDRNNRRKRGNPAPSSTWRWAALSLLTLCLLLLSGLMTLGIMFLQTSNEINSDSEKLSRLQKTIHQQQHNLSQQLSNCKNFSKEEEFLKLQISNLLKRQGQMAIKLCQELVIHTSDHKCNPCPKMWQWHQTSCYYFATNEEKNWTDSRKSCMDKNSTLVKLESLEEKDFLKSQPLYKFSFFWLGLSWNPSDRNWLWEDGSILSPSFAEISWICEKTATLVRIKDMD, from the exons ATGTCTGAAGAAGTGACTTCTGAAGCACACGCATTTCAGGATTCTGTTGGTGTACAGAATAATCTGGATAGAAATAACCGAAGGAAAAGAGGTAA TCCAGCTCCATCCTCCACATGGCGTTGGGCAGCCCTGAGTCTGCTAACTCTTTGTCTGTTGCTGCTGAGTGGGCTGATGACCTTGGGGATTATGT TTTTGCAGACCTCTAATGAAATTAACTCAGATTCAGAGAAATTGAGTCGACTTCAGAAAACCATCCACCAACAGCAGCATAACTTATCCCAGCAGCTGAGCAACTGTAAGAACTTTTCCAAGGAGGAGGAATTTCTCAAATTACAGATCTCCAATCTATTGAAGAGGCAGGGACAAATGGCCATTAAGCTCTGTCAGGAGCTAGTCATTCACACTTCAG ACCACAAATGTAATCCTTGTCCTAAGATGTGGCAATGGCACCAAACCAGCTGCTATTATTTTGcaacaaatgaagagaaaaactGGACTGATAGTAGAAAAAGCTGCATGGACAAGAACTCTACTTTGGTGAAGCTAGAGAGCTTGGAAGAAAAG GATTTTCTGAAGTCACAACCATTATataagttttctttcttctggCTGGGATTATCATGGAATCCATCTGATAGAAATTGGCTATGGGAGGATGGCTCTATCCTCTCTCCATCCTT TGCTGAAATTTCATGGATTTGTGAGAAGACAGCCACATTAGTAAGGATCAAAGATATGGATTAG
- the CLEC12B gene encoding C-type lectin domain family 12 member B isoform X1 yields MSEEVTSEAHAFQDSVGVQNNLDRNNRRKRGNPAPSSTWRWAALSLLTLCLLLLSGLMTLGIMFLQTSNEINSDSEKLSRLQKTIHQQQHNLSQQLSNCKNFSKEEEFLKLQISNLLKRQGQMAIKLCQELVIHTSDHKCNPCPKMWQWHQTSCYYFATNEEKNWTDSRKSCMDKNSTLVKLESLEEKDFLKSQPLYKFSFFWLGLSWNPSDRNWLWEDGSILSPSLFSTNEYARINGSKGCAYFQKGNIYVSRCSAEISWICEKTATLVRIKDMD; encoded by the exons ATGTCTGAAGAAGTGACTTCTGAAGCACACGCATTTCAGGATTCTGTTGGTGTACAGAATAATCTGGATAGAAATAACCGAAGGAAAAGAGGTAA TCCAGCTCCATCCTCCACATGGCGTTGGGCAGCCCTGAGTCTGCTAACTCTTTGTCTGTTGCTGCTGAGTGGGCTGATGACCTTGGGGATTATGT TTTTGCAGACCTCTAATGAAATTAACTCAGATTCAGAGAAATTGAGTCGACTTCAGAAAACCATCCACCAACAGCAGCATAACTTATCCCAGCAGCTGAGCAACTGTAAGAACTTTTCCAAGGAGGAGGAATTTCTCAAATTACAGATCTCCAATCTATTGAAGAGGCAGGGACAAATGGCCATTAAGCTCTGTCAGGAGCTAGTCATTCACACTTCAG ACCACAAATGTAATCCTTGTCCTAAGATGTGGCAATGGCACCAAACCAGCTGCTATTATTTTGcaacaaatgaagagaaaaactGGACTGATAGTAGAAAAAGCTGCATGGACAAGAACTCTACTTTGGTGAAGCTAGAGAGCTTGGAAGAAAAG GATTTTCTGAAGTCACAACCATTATataagttttctttcttctggCTGGGATTATCATGGAATCCATCTGATAGAAATTGGCTATGGGAGGATGGCTCTATCCTCTCTCCATCCTT atTTAGTACTAACGAATATGCCCGTATCAATGGATCCAAAGGATGTGCttattttcaaaaaggaaatatCTATGTTTCCCGCTGCAGTGCTGAAATTTCATGGATTTGTGAGAAGACAGCCACATTAGTAAGGATCAAAGATATGGATTAG